The DNA region TCACAAACTGCCAGGGTCTGGAGGCTTCAGTATCCCTCAGATAAACTGAGAACAGATTGCAGGGCACAGCCTGCTAGCCACAGCTTGTGGCAGGAATACTGGCCTctgctgcagaagagaaaactgaatgcTATGGACTCCTCTGCCGCTGTTCTCCTCAGCCTCTGAGGTTGCATCCACAGTTGTCTGGATAAATAGTGGCTCTGGTTGTAATCACAGATGTTCAACCACAGGTGCTGAGGATACACGAAAATAACAGTGAGCATGGATCACAAGCACAGCTTCCATTTAGACCCTCCCAGACAGCTTTCAGACATACTGTACTGCCCCGTTAACCCCTCTGGGCACGAAAGCTGAGCACGGCCTGACTGCTGTGCTGCAAAGTGCTTCCCTGGGATGCAAGGCGATGTAAATCTGAAGTTTGTAATTAACGGGCTCCTCCCTGTCAGCACAGCCTGCATGTCAGCACTGCAGTAAGAGTCTCACACAGGTAACAGATGCGATCAGTTCACAGCTCCCCGTGCCGATGACAACATACGGGATTTTATCCTGAGGAATTCCAGCCTCCTGGAACACGTAGGCTGCATAGAAATACATCTGGGAAGAGAACAGAGGAGAGAGCAGTAAGGGAAGGTGTCTGAAGATGCATCCCATTGTTTTTTCATGAAGGACCACGCAGAGCCCCAGTAAGGTCCTGTCTCACAGGCAATTTTGACAACATCCCTCTGAAGCTCGCCATAGTGCAGAGGTGTTCTTTGGGAATTAAGCATCTGAGATTTGAACCCTGATGTTGATGACAAAGCCTTTCAAAGCAAGTGGTCTGTAAAGCACCCACATAACCTTCACAGTGCAGAGCAACTGGAAGTCAGACTGCTAAATGCAGGCTGTTCCCTGGAACAAGAGGTCTTTACAACGGCCCATTACTAGATGTGAGAGGAAGCACTTATTGGAAGAGAAAGCCCTcatcagcaaaggaaggctgttTCCTCAGCTCTCAGAAGGCCACGGTTGTACATAGATTTTATCTTGTTTTCCATGGTTTATTGGTATTTCCATTTAGCTTTCCCCATTTCATCCAGGGCTGGATGCCAAAGGGTTTTTTCCTGCATAGTGAATGGGCATTGTAACACAGACCTAGCGTCTGTACCCTTTTTTTATGCTCCAATTCAACTTTTCACTACTCTGTTCATGTCCTTCAGCAGGAAGATCTccacaggcagagcagagcactaTTCCTTCTTCTCCTGCAGGAGGCACATTAAACCCAACAGCTTGCACCCATGGCTCATGCTAGCGCTGCGGCTGCCAGGCTGCTTACCGAATCGTTCCCACAGAGCTGCATGGCGCTGCTCAGCACGATGATGCTCACCAGCTGCCACCTCACAGCTGGGTTTTGGAACAGCTCCCAAGGCTTCTTCGCCCTCTGACCTTTAGCAGCAGCCTGTTCAGCCAGCATCTCTTCCAGCTCCGCTCCCAGGTCGCTGTTGCCTCTGAGCTTCTGCAGGGCTGCAAGGACAAGGGAACCTCTCATCCCCTGGACTTTCCCTTCAGATCGCCTGCCTCTGCAGGCTGAAGGGTTGAGCAGGAGGTGATGGCTGCGGGAAGCTGCAGAACAGAGATGTGATCATGGTGCTGCCTCCACAGAGGTGGCAAGCTGCCATGCAGCCCCTTGAAGGACTGGGGGAAAGGGACTGCAAATCCCCGTTGTTTGACAAGAGAACATTTCCAAACAGTGCCATTTCGGCAGCCATGCCTCAGGCTCATATCTCACTTGACTTCCCTGGGAAATGCAGGCAATTAAGATCTTCTTGGTACATGTTTCCTGGAAACTAATTCCAGCTGCTCTGTATATGGGGATTTGTATGCTACAAATCTAAGCAAATCCCTTAATATGAATTTGCTGCAGATTTGGTCATGAGCTCCCCAGGcagcatttatttcatttcaaggTTGCAAAACATATACCCCGCTGTGAACTCTAGTTCCACCTTTTAACCCTACCtttgtatcaaaaaaaaaatcctttgtagGAAGATGCCTTTCAATTATCTTAACAGATCAAACATTTTTGAGAATATAGAAGGTTCCTCGGCTTGGAAGAAGAAGTGCTCAGAAAGGGAACTTGATACTGCTCACATGTAAAAGTCATGGCACTGTTCTCAAGAGGCGACAGCCTAAGTCTGTGTACAAAAGCAGGATTTGAACCTTCTTACTGTGATTTGAGCCTTCTTACTGTGCATCTGCTCAGTCAGCAGATCTCGGGTGCTCAGCAGGAGGCTGGCAGTAACCCTAAACTCACCAGAAACACAGGATTCTCTATCTCCACGGTCAATCAAGAGGTATCTGGGACTTTCAGGAAACCAAGGCAGAGCCATGAGCTGGATCAGGGCAGGCACTGCATTGCTAGCTAAAAGGAACGGCCAGCTCTCCTCCCCTCCGAGGAGCtctctggagaaaaataaaataaaacataattgcTCAGTAAAATTTACAACAGAGCCCAGCATCCTCTGTGGCATGTGGgcactggaaaagaaagaaaagagaggggGAGTAaagcaaaaaggggaaaaaaagaagaaagagaagaaagatttaATAAGTAAAAACTGGGCTTCTAGCTCTACATTACCTGAGTCCGACAACCTGCCCCAGCACCAACCCCAGGGCTGTAAAGGATGCGGAGGTCAAGGCCACAGCTCCTCGGAGCTTCTTTGGGGCACTTTCCGCCAGGTACATGGGCTGAATGTTCATGCTTACACCTGGGCAGGGCAGACAAATGCTGGCCTCAGCTTGGAGACAGAGGAGACGAGGACAGGCGCCGTCAGCCATCTCTCCAGGTTGCCAGCTGGACCCTTCTGCTACAGACATGTGATGACTGATCTACCAGTGCCTATTATTCACCCAAACCTTT from Anas platyrhynchos isolate ZD024472 breed Pekin duck chromosome 16, IASCAAS_PekinDuck_T2T, whole genome shotgun sequence includes:
- the LOC101796050 gene encoding solute carrier family 2, facilitated glucose transporter member 11 isoform X3 produces the protein MLQLQKMSLLVNNVFVIVAAVLSGFSQIAKSFEMIMVSRFFTGVNAEGSSWQPGEMADGACPRLLCLQAEASICLPCPGVSMNIQPMYLAESAPKKLRGAVALTSASFTALGLVLGQVVGLRELLGGEESWPFLLASNAVPALIQLMALPWFPESPRYLLIDRGDRESCVSALQKLRGNSDLGAELEEMLAEQAAAKGQRAKKPWELFQNPAVRWQLVSIIVLSSAMQLCGNDSMYFYAAYVFQEAGIPQDKIPYVVIGTGSCELIASVTCNMIIDYAGRRPLLLGGYIFMAGWAVVFMVALSQQTRISWMPYLSMACIFAYILSFGIGPAGVTGVLPTELFDQKSRPAAYMICGSLLWFNLFLVGTAFPFIVKSLGHFCYVPFLVVCVCTALYIGLFLPETKGKSFLEISEEFRKRNFKAQSHAVLYKGPEEIKSTVL